The Kluyveromyces lactis strain NRRL Y-1140 chromosome D complete sequence genome has a window encoding:
- the SAS4 gene encoding Sas4p (weakly similar to uniprot|Q04003 Saccharomyces cerevisiae YDR181c SAS4 involved in silencing at telomere) codes for MKRKSRSESADNTEEDKFNFDIPEYDVDPSRPLSVSISRNKLQEHPHADQVDISKTRNEISDMILPIEYHPIGFTSEDQAMAEFADPLSDQLYDNYHKKMLKQETRMMNDESNHSDLEADRLEGILDHLEVASWRLYLPKVTIVKDLFDEDELHAKKELTQRTIRLMLKKYKYMKHRINIHARKQRHFMIDSSKRLDKLFSKVDKSMIIGYHSSSEDEEDNLDATEIKRRRKMLKHKHFSSPLVIPLSMPSAPTSFKYGIIAEPLNSPFIIKFTKEERLKCLRKVENYKKRYHLIEHFPNQQMKIIKKVAATCELDPFPSDSALPVTSRKTSFKTDHK; via the coding sequence atgaaaaggaagagTCGTTCGGAATCTGCTGATAATactgaagaagacaaaTTTAACTTTGATATTCCTGAATATGATGTTGATCCATCAAGGCCTCTTTCAGtttcgatttcaagaaacaagCTTCAGGAACACCCGCATGCTGACCAAGTAGACATCTCCAAGACACGCAATGAAATTTCAGATATGATACTTCCCATTGAATATCATCCGATCGGTTTCACTTCGGAAGATCAAGCGATGGCAGAATTTGCAGATCCACTTTCCGATCAGTTATACGACAACTATCATAAAAAGATGCTGAAACAGGAGACAAGAATGATGAATGATGAATCAAACCATTCAGATCTGGAAGCTGATCGCTTAGAAGGTATTTTGGACCATTTAGAAGTGGCTTCTTGGCGACTTTATCTACCAAAAGTCACAATTGTGAAAGATCTATTCGATGAAGACGAACTACatgcaaaaaaagaactgaCTCAACGGACCATTCGTTTGATGttaaagaaatacaaataTATGAAACATCGAATTAACATTCACGCTAGAAAGCAAAGACACTTCATGATCGACTCTTCAAAACGACTTGATAAACTATTTTCTAAAGTCGACAAGTCGATGATTATAGGGTACCACAGTTCAtcagaagacgaagaagataatCTAGACGCAACCGAAATAAAAAGACGAAGGAAAATGTTGAAGCATAAGCATTTTTCGTCCCCTTTGGTTATTCCACTTTCTATGCCCTCTGCCCCAACCAGTTTTAAGTACGGAATTATTGCTGAACCACTAAACTCTCCATTTATTATAAAGTTCACAAAGGAAGAACGATTGAAATGTCTACGAAAGGTCGAAAACTATAAAAAAAGATATCATTTAATTGAGCACTTCCCTAATCAACAGATGAAAATTATTAAAAAAGTTGCTGCAACTTGTGAACTTGATCCTTTTCCCTCCGATTCTGCTTTACCTGTAACTAGTAGAAAAACGTCATTTAAAACAGATCATAAGTGA